AACCGGTCAGATTAGGTTTTTAATCTAACCTGACCGATAGCTTTAATAGTGAGGTAAGCCTTAATATAACACGTCCAATTTATAGTACTACATTCGTGCATAATCTATTTAAAATTTGTGCACGAATGTTAGTAAATTATTTACTTTTTGAAATAAAGCTCAGCATTAATTTTTTACGGTTAGCACAAAACTAGTTATTTCCTTATTTTATATTACCATGCTAAAATAACCATTATAACATGAGGTTATTAATAATATGTATATTTTAGCATATTAGATGAAGGTTCAGTCTAGTATCATCCAAGTAGCTGGCATCCAAGAAATTTTGCTTGTAAGTAAGCGCACTGAGTTAGCGAGCATAAAAGTAGCAAATCTTGTGTTACGCTGGCTAAGTTTTCCCACGTTATACGGTTTTTTAAATCGTTGGCTAGTTACATTTACTGTTATATAACTTAATAATTAAATATTTTCGTTGACTTATTAACTATTTTTATGTATTATTATATTATTAGTAGTTTATATCAAAGCATTAATAATGAGTGGCTCTACATCAGAAGAAAAGGAAAGTCCAATAGTTACATTGAAAGCTCAGGCAGAGAAATTTGACTTTAGCAAGTTAAGGGCTGATGAAAAGAATACATTAGCGAATTCTGGTGAGACGATGTTCTTAGATTTTTATAGAATGAATTTTGTTGTTAACAAAAAAAGTATAGATAGCACTTTAATTTTTGCTTTAACAAAAGGAGCTAAGAAGAATGGGCTTGAAAAAGCTTGGGATGAACATTGCAAAAACGAGAAAGCTCCTGATGATAAAAAAACTGACCAGTACAAAAAGAAATTTGAAGAATTTTACAATCTAGGTACAAAGTATACTAACCTATTATCAAAGGGAAAAGCCGGAAATTATCGACCATTTGCAAAACAAGTTTTTATAGAGCTATTTGAATATGCTAAAGCAGAAGTTCCAAGTGATTCTATTTTAGAAGAGTTAATTACCAGCTGTAACCAACTTGGTTACGAAGGTAATTTGCATTTCTATGTTCTTATCCCTGCGTTTGACCAGTCTAGGCTTTCTCCGCTAACTCCTACTCAAAAAATAGTGAATATTAGCTGTAAAAGCCCAAATTGTGTAGAATTAAAGTCTCATATGGAAGTACCTGTAATGGACCAGGGTTTGGTATCCTCAGTGAAGAATGATAATCATAAAGAAGCAATTATATGTAACTTACAAGGCTTATTAGAATTCACACTTGAGTCTCAAGGTGGGAAAGATGATGTAACGTATACAAATGGTAAATTGTCACTCACTATTCCTCGAAAATTGAGAGATTACAAAATAGATGGCAGAAATTTATTTGATATTATTCAAGAGTATTTTTACAAATTCTGCGAGAAATTAGGATTTAAGTTTGAAGTAGAAATAGAGCACAATTTAGGCGATCCGATGGAAGTGAGTAGCTGTGTAACAAGCCTGGATGTGGACACTCTTAGTAATAAATATGGTGTGCCTGGTGTTAAAAGTTAAAATATCTCAATCCCTGTCAGTTCATTTGTGCAATCAATCATTTCAGCATTTGGAAATTGATTTTTAAACCAGGTATACTGGCGCTTTGCGTAGTGCCTTGTGTTTGTTTGAGAAATTTGTATTGCTTCATCTAAATTGAGCTCACCTTTTAAGTACTTTATAATTTCTGGTACTCCGTGTGCTTTCATAGCTGGCAGATGTGGAGCTAGGTTCATGCTAAGTAGCTTTTCTACTTCATCAATTGCTCCATTTTTAACCATTTTAATAAAACGAGAATTTATTTTTCGGTATACGTTTTCACGCTCAGGCAAAATTGTATATATCTTAAAATTATTGAATAAAGGGGGCTGTCTATTTTCTTGCCATACGAAAATTGACTTGCCAGTCTCAGTGATAACTTCAAGTGCCCTTGAAAGGCGGTGCGAGTCGTTCATGAATATTTTACCTTGAATTTTTGAGTCTTTGCTTAGCGCTAATTTGTAGAACTCCTCTTTACTTAAATTTTTCCTAAGTTCACTTACATTTTGCCTTACTTCCTGGCTTATTTGTGGAATTGACGACAAGCCCTTGATTAAGCTGCTGATATAAAGCCCACTTCCTCCAGTGATGATAGGTATTCGTGAGTTCTCCAGCGCACTATTGACTTCTCTCTTTAAATCCTCTAGCCATAAACCTATGGAATAATTTTCTTTTGCTGAAACATAACCATATAGTTTATAAAATTTTTCTTGCCTTGGTGGCTGAGCAGTGATTATGGGTATTTCTCTATATACCTGCTTCGAATCGCAGTTTATTATGTCAATATTTCCATATTTTTCTATCAAGCTATCACATAATTCTGATTTACCTGAAGCTGTAATTCCTGTAATAATTACTAGATTATCTCTCATTTATATTAATTTAATTAACGTATGATAGGGTGTAGTAAAAATTTGGATTCTACAATCTAAAGTTTGGAGATTTTTATGACAGAGAACAACGATAATAACTCATTTACTAAGCGTTTCACAAACAGGACTCCTGGCGATACAGGAGGAGGTTTTTCCAGTAAGTATTCATCCCAAAACACCAAAGAACGTGCACTGGGGGAAAGAGGAAAAATTTCTCAGCTAGCAAGCAAAAAAACTGAACCCAAAGAAGCTTTTTCTGAAAGTGGCAGCATAAAAGGTAAAAGCAGAACTGTCAATGAGAGATCCTTTGCTGATGCAACAAGAAGAAGCAGATCAGATCTCATATATTTAGTTCGTGGTAAGGATCGCGGAAGATCAGCATGGCATTATGTATTAGTTGATAAAGATAAAAGAGAGATGTTTCTTGCAAAAAGTAGAACTGGCTCTATGGATGTAGCAGATTATGGAGAGATTTTATATTCAGGATGGGGAGAAGATCCACCACAAGAAATAGTTGATAAAATCAATGAAGAGTTTGGGCTATAGCAAACCTGCCGCGAGCTTCACATTGGACTTCTTGCATAATCGAAACTGAAAATTTTGGCATTTTTTGTGTGCCCTTAAGTTGCTTGGCTATGAATGTTAAGAAATTTACTAAGTGAAAAAAAAGCAAAAGAAGCCCTGGTCGGTGGCTAATTATTTATATGTACCTCAAATATCGGCGTTTTTATTCTCAACGCTACGATTCAGCTACTTTTAAATGCAAATAACCAAAACTGTAAACGTTAAGAAATTTACTAGGCAGGAAAAAGGGCAAAAAAACTCTAGGGCAGCTAGTATTCAAATTCTCCCTTGTCTATTTGACGTTCTATACTGTCTTAAACGACTTATAAGCGCGTTTCAGCTTGTATAGGCAAAAACCAGAAGTTTTAAAAAGACGTAAGGTGCACATAGTGCAAAAATTTAAACATGAGACGCCAAATACCCTAAGTTTTTTGTCATTAACCTGCACAGATTGCGAAGATAAACAAATAGCTCCAGTATCATTATAAGGGTAACGGCGGGAGTTGTCAAGTAGTTTTTTTGTTTCTGTTGCCAACGCTGAATTAGTAGGCAACTCAGCTAATAGTCAATACATCTTCTATTAAAAATTGTACAAACTCATTGCCATTCCAATAATTCATAGAGATTTTGCCCAAAATAGCTTC
This portion of the Wolbachia endosymbiont of Ctenocephalides felis wCfeF genome encodes:
- a CDS encoding tRNA dimethylallyltransferase; its protein translation is MRDNLVIITGITASGKSELCDSLIEKYGNIDIINCDSKQVYREIPIITAQPPRQEKFYKLYGYVSAKENYSIGLWLEDLKREVNSALENSRIPIITGGSGLYISSLIKGLSSIPQISQEVRQNVSELRKNLSKEEFYKLALSKDSKIQGKIFMNDSHRLSRALEVITETGKSIFVWQENRQPPLFNNFKIYTILPERENVYRKINSRFIKMVKNGAIDEVEKLLSMNLAPHLPAMKAHGVPEIIKYLKGELNLDEAIQISQTNTRHYAKRQYTWFKNQFPNAEMIDCTNELTGIEIF